The Methylobacterium currus genome contains a region encoding:
- a CDS encoding LysE family translocator: protein MPLDLYLGFVAATLVLILIPGPNVALIVANSVAHGSHYGLVTVAGTSVALTAQLALTVAGLSAMLAVMATWFEVLRWLGVAYLAWLAFRAWRAPATDLARTAPDARAARAIALRGFLVALTNPKTLLFFGAFLPQFVSRDAAPFGQLILLAATFLVLAIAGDAVWAVLAGRARVVLAKGRWRNRLTGGLLLGAGVGLALARKP from the coding sequence ATGCCCCTCGACCTCTATCTCGGCTTCGTCGCCGCGACGCTCGTCCTGATCCTGATCCCGGGTCCGAACGTCGCCCTCATCGTCGCCAACAGCGTGGCCCATGGCAGCCACTACGGCCTCGTCACCGTGGCGGGCACCAGCGTGGCCCTGACCGCCCAGCTCGCCCTCACGGTCGCCGGCCTCTCGGCAATGCTGGCCGTGATGGCGACCTGGTTCGAGGTGCTGCGCTGGCTCGGCGTCGCCTACCTGGCCTGGCTCGCATTCCGCGCCTGGCGCGCCCCCGCGACCGACCTCGCCCGGACCGCGCCGGACGCCAGGGCCGCCCGGGCCATCGCCTTGCGGGGCTTCCTCGTGGCGCTCACCAACCCGAAGACCCTCCTGTTCTTCGGGGCCTTCCTGCCGCAGTTCGTCAGCCGCGACGCGGCGCCCTTCGGGCAGCTGATCCTGCTCGCCGCGACCTTCCTGGTGCTGGCGATCGCCGGCGACGCGGTCTGGGCGGTGCTGGCGGGACGGGCGCGGGTCGTGCTGGCGAAAGGGCGATGGCGCAACCGGCTGACCGGCGGGCTGCTGCTCGGGGCGGGGGTGGGGCTGGCGCTGGCCAGGAAGCCGTGA
- the argE gene encoding acetylornithine deacetylase, giving the protein MIKTGPRLTPLELLARLVSFDTESQKSNLPLIEWVAGYLDAWGVPYVLVPNETGDKAALFATIGPMQDGGVVLSGHTDVVPVAGQAWTSDPYTLRIADGRAYGRGAVDMKGFDALCLALVPEMLAADLKTPIHILLSYDEELTCLGVADVIARFGQDLPRPGAVIVGEPTDLDVADAHKSIYTYRTTVHGHEAHSSKPALGANAVMAAAELVAGLNRIADQMAARGDASGRFDPGYTTVHVGVIGGGTARNILPKSCEFQWEFRGLPDLPRDEIPDLFAKDVERVTRERLNRFGAYGHIVTEEDAAVPGLAPEPGSPAERLALRLAGRNHTITVPYATEAGRFQLAGLPTVVCGPGSIDQAHQPDEYITLAALEAGEVFLRQLVRDCAAGWSPV; this is encoded by the coding sequence ATGATCAAGACCGGCCCCCGCCTGACCCCGCTCGAACTCCTCGCCCGGCTGGTCTCCTTCGACACCGAGAGCCAGAAGTCGAACCTGCCGCTGATCGAGTGGGTGGCCGGGTACCTCGACGCCTGGGGCGTGCCTTACGTGCTGGTCCCCAACGAGACCGGCGACAAGGCGGCGCTCTTCGCCACGATCGGGCCGATGCAGGACGGCGGCGTGGTGCTGTCGGGCCATACCGACGTGGTGCCGGTGGCCGGCCAGGCCTGGACCAGCGATCCCTACACGCTGCGCATCGCCGACGGGCGGGCCTATGGCCGCGGCGCCGTCGACATGAAGGGTTTTGACGCGCTCTGCCTCGCCCTGGTGCCGGAGATGCTGGCGGCCGACCTCAAGACGCCGATCCACATCCTGCTCTCCTACGACGAGGAACTGACCTGCCTGGGCGTCGCCGACGTGATCGCCCGCTTCGGGCAGGACCTGCCGCGGCCGGGCGCGGTGATCGTCGGCGAGCCGACCGACCTCGACGTGGCCGATGCCCACAAGAGCATCTACACCTACCGCACCACCGTCCACGGCCACGAGGCGCATTCCTCCAAGCCGGCGCTCGGCGCCAACGCCGTGATGGCGGCGGCCGAGCTGGTGGCGGGACTCAACCGCATCGCCGACCAGATGGCGGCGCGGGGCGATGCCAGCGGCCGGTTCGATCCGGGCTACACCACGGTCCATGTCGGGGTGATCGGCGGCGGCACCGCCCGCAACATCCTGCCGAAGTCCTGCGAGTTCCAGTGGGAGTTCCGCGGCTTGCCGGACCTTCCCCGCGACGAGATCCCGGACCTGTTCGCGAAGGACGTCGAGCGGGTGACCCGCGAGCGGCTCAACCGCTTCGGCGCCTACGGCCATATCGTGACCGAGGAGGACGCGGCGGTGCCGGGTCTGGCGCCGGAGCCCGGCTCACCGGCCGAGCGCCTGGCCCTGCGGCTCGCCGGCCGCAACCATACCATCACGGTTCCCTATGCCACCGAGGCCGGCCGCTTCCAGCTCGCCGGCCTGCCGACCGTGGTCTGCGGCCCGGGCTCGATCGATCAGGCGCACCAGCCGGACGAGTACATCACGCTGGCGGCTCTGGAGGCGGGAGAGGTGTTTCTGCGCCAGCTGGTCCGGGATTGCGCGGCGGGGTGGAGCCCGGTGTGA
- the apaG gene encoding Co2+/Mg2+ efflux protein ApaG: MYKAETRGISVSVQPRFVEEESSPDSGRYFFAYTVEITNNGSEQVQLRSRHWRIIDGRGEMQEVRGAGVVGKQPVLGPGESFSYTSGCPLTTPDGTMEGTYTMATPDGRSFEAAIPAFSLDSPHVRRVMH; this comes from the coding sequence ATGTACAAGGCCGAGACCCGCGGCATCAGCGTGTCCGTGCAGCCGCGCTTCGTCGAGGAGGAATCCTCGCCCGACAGCGGACGCTACTTCTTCGCCTATACGGTGGAGATCACGAATAACGGCAGCGAGCAGGTGCAGCTGCGCTCCCGCCATTGGCGCATCATCGACGGTCGCGGCGAGATGCAGGAGGTGCGCGGCGCCGGCGTGGTCGGCAAGCAGCCGGTGCTCGGCCCCGGCGAGTCGTTCAGCTACACCAGCGGCTGTCCCCTCACGACGCCGGACGGCACGATGGAGGGCACCTACACCATGGCAACCCCGGACGGCCGCAGCTTCGAGGCGGCGATCCCCGCCTTCTCGCTCGACTCGCCGCATGTGCGCCGGGTGATGCACTGA
- a CDS encoding 2'-deoxycytidine 5'-triphosphate deaminase, producing the protein MVKLEDGIQSAEAIVALAAAGVIRPAAPFADDQVQPASLDLRLGARAWRVRASFLPGRTRDVAACLDKLKLHEIDLRQGAVLETGCVYIAELQEGLALPPDLAASANPKSSTGRIDVFTRVITDQAREFDMVEAGYAGPLFAEISPRTFPVLVRTGSRLSQLRFRRGAVRLDDAALARLHAATPLVDCADPSFQGGVAVSVDLSGFDGLIGYRAKRHTGLVDVDRPRSYPASEFWEPLRADGSGTLILDPGQFYILASKEAVQVPPDFAAEMVPFDPLVGEFRVHYAGFFDPGFGHAEAGGTGARAVLEVRSRDVPFMLEDGQIVGRLVYERMAQRPAALYGSAAGSNYQAQGLKLSKHFV; encoded by the coding sequence ATGGTGAAGCTCGAGGACGGGATTCAATCGGCGGAGGCCATCGTGGCGCTCGCCGCCGCCGGGGTGATCCGGCCCGCCGCGCCCTTCGCGGACGACCAGGTCCAGCCGGCGAGCCTCGACCTGCGCCTCGGCGCCAGGGCCTGGCGGGTGCGGGCGAGCTTCCTGCCGGGACGCACCCGCGACGTCGCCGCCTGCCTCGACAAGCTCAAGCTGCACGAGATCGACCTGCGCCAGGGCGCGGTGCTGGAGACCGGCTGCGTCTACATCGCCGAGCTCCAGGAGGGCCTCGCCCTCCCGCCGGACCTCGCGGCGAGCGCGAATCCCAAGAGCTCGACCGGGCGCATCGACGTGTTCACCCGGGTCATCACCGATCAGGCGCGGGAATTCGACATGGTCGAGGCCGGCTATGCCGGACCGCTCTTCGCCGAGATCTCGCCGCGCACCTTCCCGGTGCTGGTGCGCACCGGCTCGCGCCTGTCGCAGCTGCGCTTCCGCCGCGGCGCGGTGCGGCTCGACGATGCGGCGCTCGCCCGCCTGCACGCGGCGACGCCGCTGGTCGACTGCGCCGATCCCTCGTTCCAGGGCGGCGTCGCCGTCTCCGTCGACCTCTCGGGCTTCGACGGGCTGATCGGCTACCGCGCCAAGCGCCATACCGGCCTCGTCGACGTCGACCGGCCGCGCTCCTACCCGGCCTCGGAGTTCTGGGAGCCCCTGCGGGCCGACGGCTCCGGCACCCTGATCCTCGATCCGGGCCAGTTCTACATCCTGGCCTCGAAGGAGGCGGTGCAGGTGCCACCGGACTTCGCCGCCGAGATGGTGCCGTTCGACCCCCTGGTGGGCGAGTTCCGGGTCCATTACGCCGGCTTCTTCGATCCCGGCTTCGGCCATGCCGAGGCCGGCGGCACCGGCGCCCGCGCGGTGCTGGAGGTGCGCTCCCGCGACGTGCCGTTCATGCTGGAGGACGGCCAGATCGTCGGCCGCCTCGTCTACGAGCGCATGGCCCAGCGCCCGGCCGCCCTCTACGGCAGCGCCGCCGGCTCGAACTACCAGGCGCAAGGATTGAAGCTCTCGAAGCACTTCGTCTGA
- a CDS encoding methyl-accepting chemotaxis protein, which produces MLIVGFGAYSTLSNSRFVTTTFETVLDEKSRLYLEAIAANQATAIQHKLDFAFAAARNTSGILEVLAAGKAGAKPAQIRPVLNDFLLGVLKRNPDFNGTYSAWEPNALDGADQSFADRRDLGSDATGRALPYWTRTADGKIAVQPLVEYDSRDLHPNGVMKGGWYLGPKETGHESLLAPLPYIVQGKSVSLATISVPITVGGRFLGVSGTDFDLAFVQKAAEAVSASMYHGKGGVTIVSQAGLVIAASRDPGRIGRPLAEADASWTAYDRTIRAAQSFIGYDEGLDEFRVVAPVALGRTGAAWSILIALPRAAVMADAATMGAALTSRAWSDLSWQIVVGLLVALGALGAMYGLASTLAGPLSRLAQALQVMAQGQDIAAIPGSTRTDEIGTVGRAVEGIRALVTRRAAEQAEIRQAADAAAAADRHHAMAALADSFERAVGSVAGLVSASASELQTTAHGMTASAGETATRSASVSQAAREAATNVSTVAAAAEELGTSVQEIGRQVQGSAELAQSAVREADETAELVRALTQAATRIGDVVGLISTIAGQTNLLALNATIEAARAGEAGRGFAVVAAEVKELANQTSRATDEIAKQIAQVQGVTGQAAGAIGSITARIREIDAMATTIAAAVEEQSAATQEIVRNVAQAASRTGEVTGTIAGVASAAEGAGAAAQQVLSSASELSRQSDHLSAEVSRFLVSVREA; this is translated from the coding sequence ATGCTGATCGTCGGATTCGGGGCCTATTCGACGCTCAGCAACAGCCGGTTCGTCACGACGACCTTCGAGACCGTGCTCGACGAGAAGAGCCGCCTCTATCTCGAGGCGATCGCGGCGAACCAGGCGACGGCGATCCAGCACAAGCTCGATTTCGCCTTCGCGGCGGCGCGCAACACGTCCGGCATCCTCGAGGTGCTGGCGGCGGGCAAGGCGGGGGCGAAGCCGGCGCAGATCCGTCCGGTGCTCAACGACTTCCTCCTCGGGGTGCTGAAGCGCAACCCCGATTTCAACGGGACCTACAGCGCCTGGGAGCCGAACGCCCTCGACGGGGCCGACCAGAGCTTCGCCGACCGCCGCGACCTCGGCTCGGACGCGACCGGGCGCGCGCTGCCCTACTGGACCCGCACCGCCGACGGCAAGATCGCCGTCCAGCCCCTCGTCGAGTATGACAGCCGGGACCTGCACCCGAACGGCGTGATGAAGGGCGGCTGGTATCTCGGGCCCAAGGAGACCGGACACGAGAGCCTGCTGGCACCGCTGCCCTACATCGTGCAGGGCAAGTCGGTCTCTCTCGCCACCATCTCGGTGCCGATCACGGTCGGCGGTCGCTTCCTCGGCGTCTCCGGCACCGATTTCGACCTCGCCTTCGTGCAGAAGGCCGCCGAGGCGGTGAGCGCCTCGATGTACCACGGCAAGGGCGGCGTCACCATCGTGTCGCAGGCCGGGCTGGTGATCGCGGCGAGCCGCGACCCGGGCCGGATCGGCCGCCCCCTGGCTGAGGCCGATGCGAGCTGGACGGCCTACGACCGGACGATCCGGGCGGCGCAGAGCTTCATCGGCTACGACGAGGGCCTGGACGAGTTCCGGGTCGTCGCGCCCGTCGCCCTCGGGCGGACCGGCGCCGCCTGGTCGATCCTGATCGCCCTGCCGCGCGCCGCCGTCATGGCGGATGCGGCGACGATGGGCGCGGCCCTGACGAGCCGGGCCTGGAGCGACCTCTCCTGGCAGATCGTCGTCGGCCTCCTCGTCGCCCTGGGGGCGCTCGGGGCGATGTACGGCCTGGCGAGCACCCTGGCCGGGCCCCTGTCGCGGCTGGCCCAGGCCCTGCAGGTCATGGCGCAGGGCCAGGACATCGCGGCGATCCCGGGCTCGACCCGGACGGACGAGATCGGCACCGTCGGCCGGGCCGTCGAAGGCATCCGGGCCCTGGTCACCCGGCGGGCGGCCGAGCAGGCGGAGATCCGGCAGGCGGCGGACGCCGCTGCGGCGGCCGACCGCCACCACGCCATGGCGGCCCTCGCCGACAGCTTCGAGCGGGCGGTCGGCAGCGTCGCGGGCCTGGTCTCCGCCTCGGCCTCGGAGCTGCAGACCACCGCCCACGGCATGACCGCGAGCGCGGGCGAGACGGCGACCCGCTCGGCCTCGGTGTCGCAGGCGGCCCGGGAGGCCGCCACGAATGTCAGCACCGTGGCGGCGGCGGCCGAGGAGCTGGGCACCTCCGTGCAGGAGATCGGCCGGCAGGTGCAGGGCTCGGCCGAGCTGGCGCAATCCGCCGTGCGGGAGGCGGACGAGACCGCCGAGCTGGTCCGGGCTCTCACCCAGGCCGCCACCCGCATCGGCGACGTGGTCGGCCTGATCTCGACCATCGCCGGGCAGACCAACCTGCTCGCGCTCAACGCCACGATCGAGGCCGCCCGGGCCGGCGAGGCCGGGCGCGGCTTCGCGGTGGTGGCGGCGGAGGTGAAGGAGCTCGCCAACCAGACCTCCCGGGCGACCGACGAGATCGCCAAGCAGATCGCGCAGGTTCAGGGCGTGACCGGACAGGCCGCCGGCGCCATCGGCTCGATCACCGCCCGGATCCGCGAGATCGACGCGATGGCGACCACCATCGCGGCAGCGGTCGAGGAGCAATCGGCGGCGACGCAGGAGATCGTGCGCAACGTCGCCCAGGCGGCGAGCCGCACCGGCGAGGTCACCGGCACCATCGCCGGTGTGGCGAGCGCCGCCGAGGGCGCGGGCGCCGCGGCGCAGCAGGTCCTCTCCTCCGCCTCGGAGCTGTCGCGCCAGTCCGACCACCTGAGCGCGGAGGTCTCCCGCTTCCTCGTCTCGGTGCGGGAGGCCTGA
- a CDS encoding methyl-accepting chemotaxis protein yields the protein MRALNHLKIVPKLTIAFGSLVAVTLTVNGLNYWSFQSIKERNHWTGHTEAVLHAVDDALAGMLDQETGLRGYLLAADPQFLAPYRQGQKAYRTAFAEARRLTADNPAQQTRLDALDQQAKRWMQDVAEKEIALMGDAATRDQARAIEIKGTGKATMDALRETAAEIRKVEVDLMAVRERAQARTFQLADLMNLAGIAASLLIAAVMALMVSRTLATPLRAMAALMQRLAQGDKTIVVAGLDRGDEVGAMAQAVEVFRLNAIEAERLAAAQAAEDEARMRRARVVDDLAREFERTVSGLTASLAGAATEMEATARAMTGVAEETTRQTVAVAGAASQTSSNVQTVAAASEEMTASIQEIVQQVHQSSRIAARAVEDAARTNATVQRLAGTAERISDFVATVSSIASQTNLLALNATIEAARAGAAGRGFAVVAAEVKELAGQTGKATDEIGARIGEIQGATRETVADIRQIAKVIEDMSASAASIAAAMEQQGIAVQEITRNVQQAASGTEQVTGTIAGVRDGAGQTSTAASQVLDAAQALSRQSEMLRHEVTGFLGRVKAA from the coding sequence ATGCGTGCGCTCAACCATCTCAAGATCGTTCCCAAGCTCACCATCGCCTTCGGCAGCCTTGTGGCCGTCACCCTGACGGTCAACGGCCTGAACTACTGGAGCTTCCAGTCGATCAAGGAGCGGAACCACTGGACCGGGCATACGGAAGCCGTGCTCCACGCCGTCGACGATGCGCTGGCCGGGATGCTCGATCAGGAGACGGGCCTGCGCGGCTACCTGCTGGCGGCGGATCCGCAGTTTCTGGCGCCCTATCGCCAGGGGCAGAAGGCCTACCGGACCGCCTTCGCCGAGGCCCGGCGCCTGACCGCCGACAACCCGGCGCAGCAGACCCGCCTCGACGCGCTCGACCAGCAGGCCAAACGCTGGATGCAGGACGTTGCCGAGAAGGAGATCGCCCTGATGGGCGATGCGGCGACCCGCGATCAGGCCCGGGCCATCGAGATCAAGGGGACCGGCAAGGCGACGATGGACGCCCTGCGCGAGACGGCGGCCGAGATCCGGAAGGTCGAGGTCGACCTGATGGCGGTGCGCGAGCGCGCGCAGGCGCGGACGTTCCAGCTCGCCGACCTGATGAATCTGGCCGGGATCGCCGCGAGCCTGCTGATCGCCGCCGTGATGGCCCTCATGGTCTCGCGCACCCTGGCCACGCCGCTTCGGGCCATGGCCGCGCTGATGCAGCGGCTGGCGCAGGGCGACAAGACGATCGTGGTCGCCGGTCTCGACCGCGGCGACGAGGTCGGCGCCATGGCGCAGGCTGTCGAGGTCTTTCGCCTGAACGCCATCGAGGCGGAGCGGCTGGCGGCCGCCCAGGCCGCCGAGGACGAGGCCCGGATGCGCCGCGCCCGCGTCGTCGACGATCTGGCACGGGAATTCGAGCGGACCGTGTCGGGCCTCACGGCCAGCCTCGCCGGCGCCGCCACCGAGATGGAGGCGACGGCGCGCGCCATGACGGGGGTGGCCGAGGAGACGACCCGCCAGACCGTCGCGGTGGCGGGCGCCGCGTCGCAGACCTCCTCCAACGTCCAGACGGTCGCCGCGGCGAGCGAGGAGATGACCGCCTCGATCCAGGAGATCGTCCAGCAGGTCCATCAATCGTCCCGCATCGCCGCGCGTGCCGTGGAGGATGCCGCCCGCACCAACGCGACGGTGCAGCGCCTCGCCGGGACGGCGGAGCGGATCAGCGACTTCGTCGCCACCGTGTCGAGCATCGCGAGCCAGACCAACCTTCTGGCGCTCAACGCCACGATCGAGGCCGCCCGGGCGGGTGCGGCGGGCCGCGGCTTCGCGGTCGTCGCCGCGGAGGTGAAGGAACTGGCCGGCCAGACCGGAAAGGCGACCGACGAGATCGGCGCCCGGATCGGCGAGATCCAGGGAGCGACCCGCGAGACCGTGGCCGATATCCGCCAGATCGCCAAGGTGATCGAGGATATGTCGGCCTCCGCGGCCAGCATCGCCGCGGCGATGGAGCAGCAGGGCATCGCCGTGCAGGAAATCACCCGCAACGTGCAGCAGGCGGCCTCCGGCACCGAGCAGGTCACCGGCACCATCGCCGGCGTCCGCGACGGCGCCGGCCAGACCAGCACCGCCGCGTCCCAGGTTCTGGACGCCGCGCAGGCCCTGTCGCGGCAATCCGAGATGCTGCGGCACGAGGTGACGGGCTTCCTCGGGCGGGTGAAGGCGGCCTGA
- the pgl gene encoding 6-phosphogluconolactonase translates to MSALPSGAHVLPDADAVARAAAERLVAVARAKQGRVGICLSGGSTPKLLYRLLAGPEFRDGLPWARLHWFFGDERVGDRPEAGSNRRLAEAAFGGLVPEGHLHPIPTDRAPQACAEAYAETLRAWYGADRLDPDRPLFDLVLLGLGEDGHTASLFPGKPGAQERVAWVVAVPEAGLAPFVPRVSLTLPALEATPLALFLATGSGKRAPLARLAAGEDLPAGRVRARGETAWLLDTAAAG, encoded by the coding sequence GTGAGCGCCCTCCCCTCAGGGGCTCACGTCCTGCCCGACGCCGATGCGGTCGCCCGGGCGGCGGCCGAGCGGCTGGTCGCCGTGGCGCGGGCGAAGCAGGGTCGGGTCGGGATCTGCCTCTCGGGCGGCTCGACGCCGAAACTCCTCTACCGGCTGCTCGCCGGGCCGGAGTTTCGCGATGGCCTGCCCTGGGCGCGCCTGCACTGGTTCTTCGGCGACGAGCGCGTCGGCGATCGCCCGGAGGCCGGCAGCAACCGGCGCCTGGCCGAGGCGGCGTTCGGGGGCCTCGTGCCGGAAGGCCACCTGCACCCGATCCCGACCGACCGCGCGCCGCAGGCCTGCGCCGAAGCCTACGCCGAGACGCTGCGGGCCTGGTACGGCGCGGACCGGCTCGATCCGGACCGGCCGCTCTTCGACCTCGTGCTCCTCGGCCTCGGCGAGGACGGTCACACCGCCTCGCTGTTCCCGGGCAAGCCCGGGGCGCAGGAGCGCGTCGCCTGGGTGGTGGCGGTGCCGGAGGCCGGCCTCGCCCCCTTCGTGCCGCGGGTGAGCCTGACCCTGCCGGCGCTCGAAGCGACGCCGCTCGCCCTGTTCCTGGCGACGGGGTCGGGCAAGCGGGCGCCGCTCGCCCGCCTCGCCGCCGGGGAGGACCTGCCGGCGGGCCGGGTGCGGGCCCGGGGCGAGACGGCGTGGCTGCTCGACACGGCGGCGGCGGGCTGA
- the zwf gene encoding glucose-6-phosphate dehydrogenase translates to MTSSMAEGAAPPPACTLVIFGATGDLTHRLLMPALYNLGRWGLLPKDFSVIGVSRTEMSSAEFRSELSETVRGFITAKGGEAGGGSFDDGVWDDLVGRVHYRSGDLSDSAFFEELKGAIAEVSGSQDGGNVLFYLAVAAGLFGPTIQKLGEAGLVAEGEDRWRRVIIEKPFGHDLPSAEKLDADILKVLSEDQIFRIDHFLGKETVQNIMAFRFGNGLFEPLWNRDHIDHVQITVAETVGVEGRGKFYEATGALRDMVPNHLFQLYTLVAMEPPISFEAEAVRDKKEEVLLATPSARPADAVRGRYTAGEVQGKSVKDYREEPDVAGDSDTETFVALKLGIDNWRWAGVPFYLRTGKAMTRRDTEIAIRFKQAPLSLFKGTNVREDVPNWLVLQLQPDEGISLQFGAKVPGPAVRLGSVDMRFCYKDYFKTEPSTGYETLIYDAMIGDPTLFQRADMIEAGWRIVQPIIDAAETGELDTLPYRAGSAGPKEAHDLLARDGREWRSLERGS, encoded by the coding sequence ATGACCTCCTCCATGGCCGAGGGGGCAGCCCCCCCGCCCGCCTGCACCCTGGTGATCTTCGGGGCGACCGGCGACCTCACCCACCGGCTCCTGATGCCGGCGCTCTACAATCTCGGCCGCTGGGGCCTCTTGCCGAAGGATTTTTCCGTCATCGGCGTCAGCCGCACCGAGATGTCGTCGGCGGAGTTCCGCTCCGAGCTGAGCGAGACCGTGCGCGGCTTCATCACCGCCAAGGGCGGCGAGGCCGGCGGCGGGTCGTTCGACGACGGTGTGTGGGACGACCTCGTCGGGCGGGTGCATTACCGCTCGGGCGATCTCTCGGACTCGGCGTTCTTCGAGGAGCTGAAGGGCGCCATCGCCGAGGTGTCGGGCAGCCAGGACGGCGGCAACGTCCTGTTCTACCTCGCGGTCGCCGCCGGCCTGTTCGGGCCGACGATCCAGAAGCTCGGCGAGGCCGGCCTCGTCGCGGAGGGCGAGGATCGCTGGCGCCGGGTCATCATCGAGAAGCCGTTCGGCCACGACCTGCCCTCGGCGGAAAAACTCGACGCCGACATCCTGAAGGTCCTGTCCGAGGACCAGATCTTCCGCATCGACCACTTCCTCGGCAAGGAGACGGTGCAGAACATCATGGCGTTCCGGTTCGGCAACGGCCTGTTCGAGCCGTTGTGGAACCGAGACCACATCGACCACGTCCAGATCACGGTGGCGGAAACCGTCGGCGTCGAGGGGCGGGGGAAGTTCTACGAGGCCACCGGCGCCCTGCGCGACATGGTGCCGAACCACCTGTTCCAGCTCTACACCCTGGTGGCGATGGAGCCGCCGATCTCGTTCGAGGCCGAGGCCGTGCGCGACAAGAAGGAGGAGGTGCTGCTCGCCACCCCCTCCGCCCGCCCGGCGGACGCGGTGCGGGGCCGGTACACGGCAGGCGAGGTCCAGGGCAAAAGCGTGAAGGACTACCGCGAGGAGCCCGATGTCGCGGGTGACAGCGACACCGAGACCTTCGTGGCGCTCAAGCTCGGGATCGACAACTGGCGCTGGGCCGGGGTGCCGTTCTACCTGCGCACCGGCAAGGCGATGACCCGGCGCGACACCGAGATCGCGATCCGCTTCAAGCAGGCACCGCTCTCGCTGTTCAAGGGTACCAACGTCCGCGAGGATGTGCCGAACTGGCTGGTGCTGCAATTGCAGCCCGACGAGGGCATCTCGCTGCAATTCGGCGCCAAGGTGCCGGGTCCGGCGGTGCGCCTCGGCAGCGTCGACATGCGGTTCTGCTACAAGGACTACTTCAAGACCGAGCCCAGTACCGGTTACGAGACCCTGATCTACGACGCGATGATCGGCGACCCGACGCTGTTCCAGCGCGCCGACATGATCGAGGCCGGCTGGCGCATCGTCCAGCCGATCATCGACGCCGCCGAGACGGGCGAGCTCGACACCCTCCCCTATCGGGCGGGCAGCGCCGGGCCGAAGGAGGCGCACGACCTCCTTGCCCGCGACGGGCGGGAGTGGCGTTCGCTGGAGCGCGGTTCGTGA
- the gnd gene encoding phosphogluconate dehydrogenase (NAD(+)-dependent, decarboxylating), protein MQLGMVGLGRMGGNIVRRLLRNGHTAVVFDQDPKAVAALVQEGAVGADSLEDFVSKLELPRTAWVMLPAGDPTEVTVMKIAGLMQPGDVIIDGGNSFYKDDIRRAAVLDEKGLHYVDVGTSGGVWGLERGYCMMIGGHKEAVDRLDPIFSTLAPGLGEVPRTPGRDGRDPRAEHGYIHAGPSGAGHFVKMIHNGIEYGLMQAYAEGFDILKHANSTELPEAQRFDLNIGDIAEVWRRGSVVSSWLLDLTATALAGDENLDAFSGHVADSGEGRWTLNAAIEEAVPAHVLSAALYARFRSRQSATYADKLLSAMRKGFGGHQEPK, encoded by the coding sequence ATGCAACTCGGCATGGTCGGTCTCGGTCGGATGGGCGGCAACATCGTCCGGCGGCTCCTGCGCAACGGACACACGGCCGTGGTGTTCGACCAGGATCCCAAGGCCGTGGCGGCCCTGGTGCAGGAGGGCGCGGTCGGCGCCGACAGCCTCGAGGACTTCGTGTCGAAGCTCGAGCTGCCCCGCACCGCCTGGGTGATGCTGCCGGCGGGCGACCCGACCGAGGTCACCGTCATGAAGATCGCCGGGCTGATGCAGCCGGGCGACGTGATCATCGACGGCGGCAACTCGTTCTACAAGGACGACATCCGGCGCGCGGCGGTGCTCGACGAGAAGGGTCTGCACTACGTCGACGTTGGCACCTCCGGCGGAGTCTGGGGGCTGGAGCGCGGCTATTGCATGATGATCGGCGGCCACAAGGAAGCGGTCGACCGGCTCGATCCGATCTTCTCGACGCTCGCTCCCGGTCTCGGCGAGGTGCCGCGCACCCCGGGACGCGACGGGCGCGACCCGCGCGCCGAGCACGGCTACATCCATGCCGGCCCGAGCGGCGCCGGCCACTTCGTCAAGATGATCCATAACGGCATCGAGTACGGCCTGATGCAGGCCTATGCCGAGGGCTTCGACATCCTCAAGCACGCCAACTCGACGGAGCTGCCGGAGGCGCAGCGCTTCGACCTCAACATCGGCGACATCGCCGAGGTCTGGCGCCGGGGCAGCGTGGTCTCGTCCTGGCTCCTCGACCTCACCGCGACCGCGCTCGCCGGCGACGAGAACCTCGACGCCTTCTCGGGCCACGTCGCCGATTCGGGCGAGGGCCGCTGGACGCTGAACGCCGCGATCGAGGAGGCTGTCCCGGCCCACGTCTTGTCGGCCGCGCTCTACGCCCGCTTCCGCTCGCGCCAGAGCGCCACCTACGCCGACAAGCTGCTCTCGGCGATGCGCAAGGGCTTCGGCGGCCACCAGGAGCCGAAATGA